One window of Triticum dicoccoides isolate Atlit2015 ecotype Zavitan chromosome 5A, WEW_v2.0, whole genome shotgun sequence genomic DNA carries:
- the LOC119302392 gene encoding mRNA-decapping enzyme-like protein isoform X1 codes for MPPPPPHPNGGKVTPNLAMDAEGTRLLNLTVLQRLDPAVEDILITAAHVTLYDFNIDLNQWSRKDVEGSLFVVKRIVCRNSQPRFQFIVMNRRNTNNLVEDLLSDFEYELQPPYLLYRNATQEVNGIWFYNQQECEAVASLFGRILNAYAKVPPKPKVPSIKSEFEELEAVPTSSAIDGPLEPPPSSTAVVSDAPDESFASYFSVVANAGNVPTAPMTGRAHPPAESVASSHVPMIISSSALTHQMSASSAPPLPLHTNAHAGRSTDLVTPAFFVPPSSSSTSLVQPASSLMPTAPPLHPTSTSSQRPPYGTPLLQPFPPPTPPASLTPAHNDGPIISRDKVKVALQRLVQSDEFIDLIYRELLNAS; via the exons atgccgccgccgccgccgcacccaaaCGGGGGCAAAGTGACGCCGAACCTGGCCATGGACGCCGAGGGCACGCGCCTGCTTAACCTCACCGTCCTGCAGCGCCTCGACCCCGCCGTCGAAGACATCCTCATCACCGCCGCGCACGTCACGCTCTACGACTTCAACATCGACCTCAACCAGTGG AGCCGGAAGGACGTGGAGGGATCGCTCTTCGTGGTGAAGAG GATTGTGTGTAGGAACTCACAGCCGAGGTTCCAGTTCATCGTCATGAACAGGCGCAATACGA ATAATCTCGTGGAGGATTTGTTGAGTGATTTTGAATACGAACTCCAGCCTCCATATTTGTTGTATCGGAATGCCACACAGGAAGTAAATGGCATTTGGTTTTATAACCAACAGGAGTGCGAAGCTGTTGCTAGTCTGTTTGGAAG GATACTGAATGCTTATGCGAAAGTGCCCCCAAAGCCGAAAGTGCCATCCATAAAAAG TGAGTTTGAGGAATTAGAGGCTGTTCCTACATCCTCTGCCATAGATGGTCCCCttgaacctcctccatcatctaccgCTGTAGTTTCTGATGCCCCTGATGAATCGTTTGCCAGTTATTTCAGT GTTGTTGCAAACGCTGGGAATGTACCAACTGCACCAATGACCGGAAGAGCTCACCCACCCGCTGAGTCCGTTGCATCCTCCCACGTACCAATGATCATTTCATCTTCTGCTCTAACACATCAAATGAGTGCTTCATCAGCTCCACCACTGCCCCTCCACACTAATGCACATGCTGGCCGCTCGACAGACCTTGTAACTCCGGCGTTCTTTGTGCCTCCGTCATCCTCTTCCACATCTTTGGTGCAACCGGCTTCATCCTTGATGCCTACAGCGCCACCTCTTCATCCAACTTCCACATCAAGCCAACGTCCACCATATGGTACCCCACTTCTTCAACCCTTTCCACCACCAACTCCTCCTGCATCCCTTACTCCTGCACACAATGATGGACCTATTATTTCGAGGGATAAAGTTAAGGTTGCCCTCCAGAGACTTGTTCAG AGTGACGAGTTCATCGATTTAATCTACCGGGAGTTGCTGAATGCTAGCTAG
- the LOC119302392 gene encoding mRNA-decapping enzyme-like protein isoform X2, which produces MPPPPPHPNGGKVTPNLAMDAEGTRLLNLTVLQRLDPAVEDILITAAHVTLYDFNIDLNQWSRKDVEGSLFVVKRNSQPRFQFIVMNRRNTNNLVEDLLSDFEYELQPPYLLYRNATQEVNGIWFYNQQECEAVASLFGRILNAYAKVPPKPKVPSIKSEFEELEAVPTSSAIDGPLEPPPSSTAVVSDAPDESFASYFSVVANAGNVPTAPMTGRAHPPAESVASSHVPMIISSSALTHQMSASSAPPLPLHTNAHAGRSTDLVTPAFFVPPSSSSTSLVQPASSLMPTAPPLHPTSTSSQRPPYGTPLLQPFPPPTPPASLTPAHNDGPIISRDKVKVALQRLVQSDEFIDLIYRELLNAS; this is translated from the exons atgccgccgccgccgccgcacccaaaCGGGGGCAAAGTGACGCCGAACCTGGCCATGGACGCCGAGGGCACGCGCCTGCTTAACCTCACCGTCCTGCAGCGCCTCGACCCCGCCGTCGAAGACATCCTCATCACCGCCGCGCACGTCACGCTCTACGACTTCAACATCGACCTCAACCAGTGG AGCCGGAAGGACGTGGAGGGATCGCTCTTCGTGGTGAAGAG GAACTCACAGCCGAGGTTCCAGTTCATCGTCATGAACAGGCGCAATACGA ATAATCTCGTGGAGGATTTGTTGAGTGATTTTGAATACGAACTCCAGCCTCCATATTTGTTGTATCGGAATGCCACACAGGAAGTAAATGGCATTTGGTTTTATAACCAACAGGAGTGCGAAGCTGTTGCTAGTCTGTTTGGAAG GATACTGAATGCTTATGCGAAAGTGCCCCCAAAGCCGAAAGTGCCATCCATAAAAAG TGAGTTTGAGGAATTAGAGGCTGTTCCTACATCCTCTGCCATAGATGGTCCCCttgaacctcctccatcatctaccgCTGTAGTTTCTGATGCCCCTGATGAATCGTTTGCCAGTTATTTCAGT GTTGTTGCAAACGCTGGGAATGTACCAACTGCACCAATGACCGGAAGAGCTCACCCACCCGCTGAGTCCGTTGCATCCTCCCACGTACCAATGATCATTTCATCTTCTGCTCTAACACATCAAATGAGTGCTTCATCAGCTCCACCACTGCCCCTCCACACTAATGCACATGCTGGCCGCTCGACAGACCTTGTAACTCCGGCGTTCTTTGTGCCTCCGTCATCCTCTTCCACATCTTTGGTGCAACCGGCTTCATCCTTGATGCCTACAGCGCCACCTCTTCATCCAACTTCCACATCAAGCCAACGTCCACCATATGGTACCCCACTTCTTCAACCCTTTCCACCACCAACTCCTCCTGCATCCCTTACTCCTGCACACAATGATGGACCTATTATTTCGAGGGATAAAGTTAAGGTTGCCCTCCAGAGACTTGTTCAG AGTGACGAGTTCATCGATTTAATCTACCGGGAGTTGCTGAATGCTAGCTAG